The DNA region CCCCATGCGCCTGGGCCTCACGGCCACTCCCGAGCGGGCCGACCGGCGCGAGCGTTTCCTCGACAGGCTGATCGGCCCCACGGTCTTCCGGGAGGGGATCGATGCCGCCAGGGGCAAGACCCTCGCCGACTACAGCCTCATCCGCGTGCCCATTCATCTCGCGCGCGAGGAGCAGGCGGAGTTCGACCAGCTCTCCCGCCGGGTCCGCGCCTATCTCATCGAGCGTCGGCGGGAGGAGCCCGGCTTCCAGTGGACGGACCTCACGCGGCGCTCCCGCACCGACGCCGAGGCCCGCGAGGTCCTGCGCGCCTACCGGCGGAAGCTCGCGCTGATCCACCGCTCGGCGGAGAAGCTCCGCGTGGTGGAGGACATCCTGCGCCTGCATCCCAAGGAACGATGCGTGATCTTCACGGCGTCCAACCGGATGGCGCTGGATGTCTCGACGCGCTTCCTCATCCCGGCGCTGACCTCGCACTCGGACAAGCGGGAGCGGAACGCGGTGCTGGACGCCTTTGCCGCGGGGACGATCCGGGCCCTCTGCGCCTGCGAGGTCCTCAACGAGGGGTGGGACGCCCCCGCCCTCAAGGTGGGCGTCGTCCTCGGCGGCGAGAAGGGCGTCAGGGAGGCCGTGCAGCGCATCGGCCGGCTGCTCAGACGCTCGGGCGACCGCTCGGCGAGGCTCTACGAGGTGGTGCTGCAGGAGACGCCCGACGTGGCCCGGGCGCGCCGGCGGGGACGAAGCGGTGCTTACAAGGCAGCAGCGCGTCTATCACTGGGACAGGCGCAACAGCTCGATCTCTTCTGATCGGCTGGGCGACGAGGACATGCCCCACCTCGCCCGGGCCCTCGCCGTCTACCGCGCCTCCCTGGGCGATCGGCTCGGGCGGGTCCGCGACGCCGCCCGCGCCGCCCTGGAGGGGCTGCGCCCCGATCGCGTCGAGGCCGTCGTCCAGCTCCTCGATGATACGGCCACCTACGAGTGGCCGCGGGGCCGCGGGCAGGCCGAGCGGCGGGTGGGCGTGTTCGCGCGCGCCGCGGGCCGCCATCCCCTGCTGGAGCCGGAGGCGCGGGCCCCCATCGTCACCGAGGCGTTCGGCGCCTGCCCGACCCGGGACGCGGACCTGACAGCCCTCCTCTACGCCGATTACCCGGAGTTCCACCAGCTCCGCTCCTTTCCCGACGGCTACACCGCGGAGGACCTGCGCGCCGACTACGACCTCGGCCAGGCCCAGGCCCTCCTCTACTCGGCCCTGCAGGTCACCGTCGAGGCCCGCGGCGACTTCAGGCACATCGTCCAGTACGCCCGGCTGTCCCGGCTGCTCCACCGGATCGAGCCGGCGCCCGGCGGCGGGTACCGCTTCGTCTTCGACGGGCCCAACTCCATCCTGCGCCACACACATGCCTACGGGGTGGACTTCGCCCGCTTCCTGGCCGCCCTGGTCCAGGCGCGCGACTGGCAGCTCACCGCCGACATCGCGTTGCGCAAGGGCTGGCGACCGTTCACCTTCGCGCTCTCGTCGGATGAGGGCCTGCGCTCGCGTGTCCCCGCCCCCGCGCTCTTCGACTCCACGCTGGAGGCCGCGCTGGCCGAGAAGTTCGGCGCCGAGCGCGAGGGCTGGCGGCTCCGGCGCGAGGCCTCGGTGATCGAGGCGGGCCCGAGCCTTCTCATCCCCGACTTCCTCTTCACCCATGCCGACGGCACGGAGGTGGCGCTCGAGATCGTCGGCTACTGGACGCCCGAGTACCTCGCGGGGAAGTTCCGCAAGCTCGGGAGGGTCACGGGCCCGAACCTCCTGGTCGCCGTCCGCCAGTCCCTCGCCCTCCAGGCCGGCGCCCTGCCGGCGGCCGTCCTGCCCTTCAAGAGCCGCATCCTGCTCCGTGAGCTCCTGCCCCGCCTCGAGTCCTTCCGGCGCTGAGGCCCCCTTCTCCCCGGGTCCCGCCCGGAACTGTCTCCCCGCGTGGACATTGACGCCCGGTGTGGCCGCGGATAGCCTGGAGTCGATGGCCACGTCTTCTCTCCAGCTGCGGCGGTGGACCCGCGCCGAGTACGACCGGCTGATCGACCTCGGCGTCTTTCAGCCCGGGGAGCCCATCGAGCTCATCGGCGGCCAGCTCATGGTCTGCGAGCCGCAGGGACGCCGTCACGCCTGGGCGCTCGCCATCGTGGACCACAGGCTACGGGCCGCCCTGGGTTCGGGCTGGACCGTCCGCACCCAGATGCCCGTGGACCTCGACGACGAGTCCGAGCCCGAGCCGGACCTGGCGGTCGTGTCGGGGACTCCCGAGGAGCAGCCGGTCCGGCACCCGGCCCGCCTGGCGCTGATCGTCGAGGTGGCCGAGTCGAGCCTGGGCACCGACCGCGAGGTCAAGGGCAGCCTCTACGCCCGTGCCGGCCTTGGCGACTACTGGATCGCCAATCTCGTGAATCGCGTCCTCGAGGTGTATCGCAAGCCGGTCGTGGACTCCGCGGCGCCCTACGGCTGGCGCTATGCCTCGGTGACAACGCTCCGTCCCGGCGACACCGTCTCGCCGCTGGCGGCGCCGGCCGCGCGCGTCCCCGTCGCCGACCTGTTGCCATGACCACATACGAGATCCGCACGCGCCGCTGGACCCGCGCCGAGTACGGGCGGCTCATCGACCTCGGCCTCTTCCAGCCCGGCGAGCCCATCGAGTTGATCGGCGGCCAGCTCATGGTCTCGGAGCCGCAGGGGAGTGGCCACTTCACCACGGTCGGCCTCGTGGACGACACGCTGCGCGCGGCCTTTGGACCGGGGTGGGTGGTCCGGGCTCAGGGGCCGCTGGCCCTGGACGACGAGTCGGAGCCGGAGCCGGACGTGGCGGTGGTGCCGGGGTCCCGCCGGGATTATCTCCACGGCCATCCCGGGTTGCCCGTGCTCACCGTGGAGGTGGCCGAGTCGAGCCTGTCCTTCGACCGCCGCGACAAGGGGAGCCTCTACGCCCGTGCCGGCCTTGGCGACTACTGGATCGTCAATCTCGTGGATCGCGTCCTCGAGGTGTATCGCAAGCCGGTCGTGGACCCCGCGGCGCCCTACGGCTGGCGCTATGCCTCGGTGACAACCCTCCGTCCCGGCGACACCGTCTCGCCGCTGGCAGCGCCGCCCGCGCGCGTCCCCGTCGCCGACCTCTTGCCATGACCAAGGCCGTCCATGTCGGGCATGCGCCACCTCGCTGTCGTCCACTGATGAGGAAGCACGGGAGCCCCGCCATGGCGGCCCCACCTTGCCGCCCGGGCCGCACCCTGCCAAGGCCGCGGTGCTATACTCCGTCTGCATCTCCACGCTCTTTGAGTGGTGACTTCGATTGGCGCCAGAGAAGGCCGGACGGTCGCCGGCGCGGGGCGACTCGCGCGGGAGGAAAGTCCGGACTCCGCAGGGCAGGGTGCTGGCTAACGGCCAGGGGGGGCGACTCCACGGACCAGTGCCACAGAAAGCAAACCGCCACGCGGCGCAAGCCGCGGGGTAAGGGTGAAACGGTGAGGTAAGAGCTCACCAGCGGCGCGGGAGACCGCACCGGCTCGGCAAACCCCACCCGGAGCAAGGCCAAATAGGAGAGCGATCCCGGCGCCGCGTTCGCGCGGTGCGCGGGTGAAGCGTGGCCCGCGTGGGGCTCTCGGGTATGGCCGCTGGAGGCGCCGGGCAACCGGCGTCCTAGAGAAATGACCGTCTCCCCGGCTGCGGGCAACCGCGGCCGGGTGACAGGATCCGGCTTACAGGCCTTCTCTGGCGCTTTTCTTTCTTCTCGCCCGCGCCGGACGGCGGCTGCATCCGCGCCACTCCCCGCACCATCCCAGGAGGACCCCGAGCGATGACATTCACGGACAAGGCGGTGCTGGTGACCGGAGCCACGAGCGGGATCGGGCGGGCGGCGACGCTCAGGTTCGCGGCCGCGGGGGCGCGCGTGGCGCTGGTCGGGAGGGACCGGCAGGCCCTGGATACGACGCGCGCGGCCATGGCCGCCGGCGGAGACCGGGGCCTGGCGATCCAGGCGGACATCACGCGTGAGGAGGACCTCCGGCGCGTGGCGGACGAGGCGGCGCGCGTGCTCGGGGGCCTGGACGTCCTGGTCTCCGCGGCCGGCGTGATCGGCACGGGAAGCATCGAGACCACGTCGCCCGAGCTGTGGGATCAGATGATGGCCGTCAACGTGCGGTCGGTGTTCAGGCTCGTCCAGCTGGCACTGCCGGCGCTCACCCCGCGCAAGGGCAACATCGTCGTCGTCTCCAGCGTCAACGGCCAGCGGGCCTTCCCCAACGTCCTGGCCTACTGCTGCAGCAAGGCGGCGGTGGACCAGTTCGTGATGTGCGCCTCGCTCGAGCTGGCCCCGAAGGGCATCCGCATCAACGCCGTCAATCCCGGCGTGACCCGGACGAATCTGCACCGGCGCAGCGGAATGAGCGAGGCGGACTACGCCGCCTTCGTCGAGCGGAGCCGGACCACCCACCCCATCGGCCGCGTCGGGGAGCCCGAGGAGGTGGCCGACATGATCCTGTTTCTGGCCTCAGACCGCGCGAGGATGATCACGGGCAACTGTGTGTTCGTGGACGGGGGCCGGCACAACACCTGCGCGCGCTGAGGGCGGCCCCTCGGGCCTTCACTCCCGCTTCGCTTCCCTTCCTCGTCCTCCCCGCTCCAGCCGGGCCTCGGCCGTCCTTCCAGATGTTGGGCCCCGTCCGTGGCATCTGGTATGACCCATGCAGGAATCCGAGCAGTGCAGCGCCCACGAGGAGGATTCCCGCGATCGCCGAGCAAGCCCCGCGTGCTGGTGGTGGCCCAGCCGGAACAGCCCCGGACCTATTGCACCGTGTCTTTCCGCGTATCTCGAGCCCCCGCGCTATCTCGCTGGCGGCGCGACGTCTCTGTAAGGGATTCCCCGCAAGGGGTCGGTGCCTGAGGGAAGGCGCAGCCAGGTTCCGGGCGTCTACTGCCGATAATTCGACATGAGGCGACAAGAAACGGCATCCGCGTCTGGGCCGGTCACGGCTCCAGCCCCACTCCAGGACCATTTCAGGGAGACATCACCCATGAGTGAACGCACCAGCCTTCCAGCCGCGGCCGCTCGACGCAGCCGGGGAATCTTGCCGGGCACGCTCGCCGCCGTCCTGCTCCTCATGGGGGCCCTCATCTCATTCCTGGCTCAGCCCGCTCAGGCAGCGCCCTTCGCGCTCGGCGACGTGCTGGTCGGCCTCGGCCTTGCCCCCGACGGCGTTCCGCGGGGCGAGGTTCGCCACTACTCCTCCACCGGTACCCCCCGCGGAAGCTTGGTCACGAGCAGCGGAAGCATCGAAGAGACCGGCATGTGCTTTGACGCCGCCGGGAACCTGTACACGACGAATTTCGACGCCCGCTCCATGAGCAAGTTCGAGCCGACGGCTGGCGGTCGCGATGAGGACTTCGCGGGGAGTTTCATCGGCCTCGGCGACCCGTCCGGGGTCACCAGGGGCGCGCCCAGCTCGTGCGTCGTGGACTCCAGCCAGAACCTCTATGTCGGCAACTCGGACGGCGTGGGCTTCTTCTTCGGCAGCGGCGAGCTTCTGAAGCTCGATCTGTCGGGCAGCCTGGTGACCACGTTCGCACCGGCCGAGGAGTTGCCGTTCGGCAGGGGCGCCGCGTGGATCGATCTCCTCCCCGACCAGCAGACCATGCTCTACACGTCCGAGGGGGTCAACATCAAGCGGTTCAACGTAGTCACCCAGGCGCAGGGTCAGGATCTCTGTCCCACGACGGAATGCCTCGATGGCAACGGGCTGCCTGTCAACGGCCCCCTGCGCAGCCTCCGGATTCTTCCCGGCAGTCTTGAGCTCAATGGGAACTCCTATCTGAACCCCGTCCTCGTGGCCGATGGCGATTTCGGCGGTTCCGGCGCGGTACGCCTGTACGACAGTTCGGGGAATTGGCTCAGGGACTACAGCGCCGTGAACAGCTTCGACGGCCTCTTCTATCCGTGGGTGCTGGCTCTGGCCCATGGCGGGACGTCCTTCTGGGTGGCCGACGGCTTCACCGGCGAGGTCTTCAACATCGATCTGGCCACCGGGAACGTGAACGCGTCGCTCACGTTCCAAGGAGGCGATTGCGGTTTCGGTCTCGACCTGTTCTCCCTCTGCGACGTGACCGGTCTCGCCGTCGTGGGGGAGCCGAGAGCGGTGACGAGCACGACCACGACCACCGTGACGGCCACCATCACGGCCGCCGACAAGGTCTACGATGGGAGCACCGCGGCCACGATCACCAGCTGCACGCTGAGCGGCGTCGCGGTCGGCGACAACGTGAGCTGCACGACGAGCGGCGCGGCCTTCGCCACCGCGAGCGCGGGCACTGGCATTCCGGTCTCGGCCCCCGTGAGCCTCGCCGGCGCCCAGGCGAGCAATTACGGCCTGTCCTCGCCCACGGCCACGACGGCGGCCAGTATCACCCCGAGGCCGGCCGCGGTGACGTCGGACCCGGCGAGCAAGATGTACGGCGCGGCGGACCCGCTGCTCACCGGCACGCTCAGCGGCTTCCTCGCCGGAGACGTCGTCACCGCCGCCTACAGCCGCGCCGCGGGCGAGACCGTCCCGGGGGGCCCGTACGCCATCAGTGCGGCGCTGAGCGCGGCGCCGGGCGTGCTCGGCAACTACGCGATCACCTACACCACCGCCGCCTTCACGATCATCCCGGCGCCGGCCGCGGTGACGCCGGACCCGGCGAGCAAGGTGGAGGGCATGCCGGACCCGGCGTTCGCCGGCACCCTCAGTGGCTTCCTTCCCGGAGACGCGGTCACCGCCGCCTACAGCCGCGCCCCGGGCGAGGCCGCCGGCTCGTATCCGATCAGCGCGACGCTCGCCCCGGCGAGCGTGCTCGGCAACTACGTGATCACCTCCAACCCCGCCGCCTTCACGATCATCGCGGCCACGCCAGGCGTCTCCATCACCAAGACGCCGGACAAGGCGACGGCCGCCTTCGGCGAGAGCGTGACCTACACCTACGTCGTCACGAACACGGGCAACGTGGCGCTCACGGCCGTCACCGTGGTGGACGACAACGGCACGCCGAGCTACGCGGCCGACGACTTCACGGTGGGCACGGTGGCCTCGCTCGCCCCCGGCGCCTCCGTGACCCTCGCCCGCACGGCGGTCCCGCCCGCCACGCTGTGCAACCCGGACTCCGGCCGGGCCTGCGGCTCGCTGGTCACCCGGCACGGGGACGACGGGACCACGAGGTTCACGTACCTGCAGTCGCGCGACGACCGCGAGGGTCATGCGGACAGCTCCGGCTGGTGGGGCGGCTGGTCCTACAGCAGCAAGGCGCGCTTCCGCGTGGACGGCCTCGACGGCCTCTCGTCGTACCTGGCCGACGGCACGCCCGGGACCGGCGACGGCTCGACGCACACCAACTCGTTCAGCATCGTCGTGCCACGCTCGCTCGTCGCCAGGAGCGACGGCTCGGTGAAGCCGCCGGCCATCTACCACAAGAAGGGCTGGAACGGCGACTGGACCCGTGACTGGCACGCCGCTCACGGCCGGCCGGATCGGAGCCGCCACTGGGACGCCGACCACGAGGGCTACAACAACGACGACGATTACGACACGAAGCGGCATCCGAAGTTCTGCCCGGCGCCGTCGACCAACACCGCCACGGTGACGGCGGCGGCGGGGAGCGCCGCGGTGACGGCCACGGCCAGCGCGACCGTGCACCTCGTGGCCCCGCCGACGCCGGCCATCTCGATGACCAAGACGGCCGACAGGCAGTCGGTGGTCTTCGGCGAGAGCGTCACCTACACCTACGTCGTCACCAACACGGGCACGGTGACCCTCACGAACGTGAACGTGGTGGACGACAACGGCACGCCACACTATGCCGCGGACGACGTCTCGGTGGGCAGCGTGGCCTCGCTGGCCGCCAGCGCCTCCACGACCTTCACCCGGACGCTCGTGCCACCGGCCAAGATGTGCAGCACCGACAGCTCCGGCAAGACGCGCAGCTGCGGCACCTTCGTCACCGAGCACCGCGAGGACGGCACGACGAAGTTCACGTACCTGCAGTCCAGAGATCGGCGCGACAGCCACCAGGGCAGCGGCGGCTGGTCGGGCGGCCGGGCGTACGCCCACAAGACGAAGTTCCGGGTGGTCGACCGCTACGGCACCTCGTCCCACGACGTGGACGGGACGCTGGGCGAGGGCGATAGCTCGACGCACGCCAACCTCTTCAGCGCCGTCGTGACCACCGCCTACGTCGCCTCCGCCGACGGCACGGTGATGCCGCCCAGGCTCTACCAGAAGAAGGGGTGGAACGGCGACTGGCGCCAGGACTGGGACCTGAGCCACGGCTGGCCGGATCGCAGCCGCCACTGGGATGACGACAAGCCGGGCCACGACAACGATGCCGACTACGACTACGACTCGAGCCCGGAGCAGTGCCCGACCTCCGCCACCAACGTCGCCAGGGTCACGGCGACGGCGGGGGGCATGACCGTGTCGGCGACGGACAAGGAGACGGTCCAGATCCTCGGGCCGCCGCCCCACGCGCCGTACACGACCTACACGCAGAGTGGCTGGGGCGCCAAGCCGAGCGGCAGCAGTGCGGGCAAGCGCCTGGCCGACCACTTCGCCCTCGTGTACCCGAGCGGCGTGGTGATCGGCGGTACCAAGACCATCACGCTCACGAGCGCCGCGGCCGTGGACGCCTTCCTGCCCCAGGCCGGGACGCCGGCCAAGCTCACCCAGGATTACGTCAACCCGACCTCGCCGATCTCGTCTCTGGCGGGCCAGGTGCTGGCGCTCCGGCTCAACGTGGACTTCTCGGCCGCCGGCCTCACCACCATGGGCTTCGCCACCCTCACCGTCGTGGAGGGCGAGCTGGCCGGCATGACGGTGAACGATGTGCTCGCCCTCGGCAACTCCGTCCTCGGGGGCGGGGCCGTCCCGCCGGGCCTGAAGCTCTCCGAGCTCACGCAGGTCATCCGGCTGATCAACTCGAACTTCGATGGTGGCGCGCACGACAACGACTACCTCCAGTAGGCGTGGGCTCCGGGCGGGGGCCTGATGGGCCCTCGCCCGGACGTCTCCCTCCGCCCCCCGCGGGCGGTGCACCCGTCCGCCGCCCTCGGCCCTCGCCGCTCGGGCGAGGGCGTCCGGGTCCGCCGAAATGCCCCGCTGGTTCGCCGAGCGCCTGGCCTGGTACAATCCCGGGCGTCGGGTGCCGGGCGCGGTGTGGTTCCAGGACGGGAGGGCTCTCCATGAGGCAGCGCAAGGCCGTGGCGCGGGTCGCGTCGATCATCGGTGTCATGGTCCTGCTGCTGGGGGTCCGGAGCCAGATCGCTCCGGCCGCCGCCGCCACGAAGATCACGCTCCTCACCCATCCGGTCCTCTACGCGGCCATGGGC from Candidatus Rokuibacteriota bacterium includes:
- a CDS encoding SDR family oxidoreductase, producing MTFTDKAVLVTGATSGIGRAATLRFAAAGARVALVGRDRQALDTTRAAMAAGGDRGLAIQADITREEDLRRVADEAARVLGGLDVLVSAAGVIGTGSIETTSPELWDQMMAVNVRSVFRLVQLALPALTPRKGNIVVVSSVNGQRAFPNVLAYCCSKAAVDQFVMCASLELAPKGIRINAVNPGVTRTNLHRRSGMSEADYAAFVERSRTTHPIGRVGEPEEVADMILFLASDRARMITGNCVFVDGGRHNTCAR
- a CDS encoding DUF790 family protein, which gives rise to MLTRQQRVYHWDRRNSSISSDRLGDEDMPHLARALAVYRASLGDRLGRVRDAARAALEGLRPDRVEAVVQLLDDTATYEWPRGRGQAERRVGVFARAAGRHPLLEPEARAPIVTEAFGACPTRDADLTALLYADYPEFHQLRSFPDGYTAEDLRADYDLGQAQALLYSALQVTVEARGDFRHIVQYARLSRLLHRIEPAPGGGYRFVFDGPNSILRHTHAYGVDFARFLAALVQARDWQLTADIALRKGWRPFTFALSSDEGLRSRVPAPALFDSTLEAALAEKFGAEREGWRLRREASVIEAGPSLLIPDFLFTHADGTEVALEIVGYWTPEYLAGKFRKLGRVTGPNLLVAVRQSLALQAGALPAAVLPFKSRILLRELLPRLESFRR
- a CDS encoding Uma2 family endonuclease produces the protein MTTYEIRTRRWTRAEYGRLIDLGLFQPGEPIELIGGQLMVSEPQGSGHFTTVGLVDDTLRAAFGPGWVVRAQGPLALDDESEPEPDVAVVPGSRRDYLHGHPGLPVLTVEVAESSLSFDRRDKGSLYARAGLGDYWIVNLVDRVLEVYRKPVVDPAAPYGWRYASVTTLRPGDTVSPLAAPPARVPVADLLP
- a CDS encoding Uma2 family endonuclease, which encodes MATSSLQLRRWTRAEYDRLIDLGVFQPGEPIELIGGQLMVCEPQGRRHAWALAIVDHRLRAALGSGWTVRTQMPVDLDDESEPEPDLAVVSGTPEEQPVRHPARLALIVEVAESSLGTDREVKGSLYARAGLGDYWIANLVNRVLEVYRKPVVDSAAPYGWRYASVTTLRPGDTVSPLAAPAARVPVADLLP
- a CDS encoding DEAD/DEAH box helicase — protein: MARPGKASRRLPAAAAAPESSAVLSFDRGSLRLEAPRTARVPAYLVWDERVGAWRTEALQHARLREDAARYRLSLDDQAERFFDCPPLHPSLPPLRPDQEAAILAWEEAGGRGVIVKPTGTGKTEIALSIIARHRVSALVVAPLRDLMYQWQRRIRQGLGFDAGVLGDGRREIWPLTVTTYDSAYIHMKEMGNRYQLVVFDEAHHLPGATLHESALDCLAPMRLGLTATPERADRRERFLDRLIGPTVFREGIDAARGKTLADYSLIRVPIHLAREEQAEFDQLSRRVRAYLIERRREEPGFQWTDLTRRSRTDAEAREVLRAYRRKLALIHRSAEKLRVVEDILRLHPKERCVIFTASNRMALDVSTRFLIPALTSHSDKRERNAVLDAFAAGTIRALCACEVLNEGWDAPALKVGVVLGGEKGVREAVQRIGRLLRRSGDRSARLYEVVLQETPDVARARRRGRSGAYKAAARLSLGQAQQLDLF
- a CDS encoding DUF11 domain-containing protein, translated to MSERTSLPAAAARRSRGILPGTLAAVLLLMGALISFLAQPAQAAPFALGDVLVGLGLAPDGVPRGEVRHYSSTGTPRGSLVTSSGSIEETGMCFDAAGNLYTTNFDARSMSKFEPTAGGRDEDFAGSFIGLGDPSGVTRGAPSSCVVDSSQNLYVGNSDGVGFFFGSGELLKLDLSGSLVTTFAPAEELPFGRGAAWIDLLPDQQTMLYTSEGVNIKRFNVVTQAQGQDLCPTTECLDGNGLPVNGPLRSLRILPGSLELNGNSYLNPVLVADGDFGGSGAVRLYDSSGNWLRDYSAVNSFDGLFYPWVLALAHGGTSFWVADGFTGEVFNIDLATGNVNASLTFQGGDCGFGLDLFSLCDVTGLAVVGEPRAVTSTTTTTVTATITAADKVYDGSTAATITSCTLSGVAVGDNVSCTTSGAAFATASAGTGIPVSAPVSLAGAQASNYGLSSPTATTAASITPRPAAVTSDPASKMYGAADPLLTGTLSGFLAGDVVTAAYSRAAGETVPGGPYAISAALSAAPGVLGNYAITYTTAAFTIIPAPAAVTPDPASKVEGMPDPAFAGTLSGFLPGDAVTAAYSRAPGEAAGSYPISATLAPASVLGNYVITSNPAAFTIIAATPGVSITKTPDKATAAFGESVTYTYVVTNTGNVALTAVTVVDDNGTPSYAADDFTVGTVASLAPGASVTLARTAVPPATLCNPDSGRACGSLVTRHGDDGTTRFTYLQSRDDREGHADSSGWWGGWSYSSKARFRVDGLDGLSSYLADGTPGTGDGSTHTNSFSIVVPRSLVARSDGSVKPPAIYHKKGWNGDWTRDWHAAHGRPDRSRHWDADHEGYNNDDDYDTKRHPKFCPAPSTNTATVTAAAGSAAVTATASATVHLVAPPTPAISMTKTADRQSVVFGESVTYTYVVTNTGTVTLTNVNVVDDNGTPHYAADDVSVGSVASLAASASTTFTRTLVPPAKMCSTDSSGKTRSCGTFVTEHREDGTTKFTYLQSRDRRDSHQGSGGWSGGRAYAHKTKFRVVDRYGTSSHDVDGTLGEGDSSTHANLFSAVVTTAYVASADGTVMPPRLYQKKGWNGDWRQDWDLSHGWPDRSRHWDDDKPGHDNDADYDYDSSPEQCPTSATNVARVTATAGGMTVSATDKETVQILGPPPHAPYTTYTQSGWGAKPSGSSAGKRLADHFALVYPSGVVIGGTKTITLTSAAAVDAFLPQAGTPAKLTQDYVNPTSPISSLAGQVLALRLNVDFSAAGLTTMGFATLTVVEGELAGMTVNDVLALGNSVLGGGAVPPGLKLSELTQVIRLINSNFDGGAHDNDYLQ